GGGATAAGAGACGAAGGATATCTCTTCGGGTTGGATGACGATGTACGCATTTCCGGGTTGTTCCGAAGGGATATCGACCTCTTTGTGGGGGATCAGGGCCTGTCTGGAGACAAGGTTCTCATACAGGCCGGACTGCATGAGGCAGTCATAGTCCTCACGGCAGGAGTTGTTGATCTGCCGGTATAATACATCGTCCCGTCCAAAGAGAAAGCCGCCGGGATCTCTGAAAGAGCTGGGAAGAACACCGGATTTAGTCTTCATGGTCAGCGGACTTGGGTCTGAATCGATCCTTGAGTTTCTGCCAGTACATCTTTAGTGTGAATGCTACGCCCAACCCGACTGCGACCAGTAACTGCCAGATCATACTCCCCACACCGGGATCCAGATATGCAGAAACCGATTGAGGGATAACGATCAGCGCAATGAGAACTAGTAAAAAGTGCCGTAACTGCAACATGATCACCTAGTGACTAATTACTTAAATTGTTGATAGAACATGGTATATACCGCTTACGAATCGGCTGTCGATAGAGTTAAGCTCAGCTAACTGTTGTCTGCGACCCGTAAGATCTTTTAAGCAGAAATGCCTGCTGAAGAGGCGGTTTTGTAAATATCCCTCATAGAGAGGGAGTGGATATGTCTGGAAAATGTTGAAAATCTATCAGCCCTTTCTTCACGTGGTCGGGATCAAAACCTCCATTGGTCAGAACAGTGTCATATCATCCCTTTCATCGCCTAGCACCGCTCAGCGGGATCTGGTTACCCCCGAATCAGGTCTTTGTGCTGGTGTTCTGCACGATGACAGAAATTGTATCATTCTGTCCCGCGGTCATGGTTGTAGGGATAGTTGTAGGGATAGTTGTAGGGATAGTTGTGGGGATGGTTGTAGGGATGGTTGTAGGGATGGTTGTGGGGATGGTTGTAGGGATGGTTGTGGGGATGGTTGTAGGGATGGTTGTGGGGATGGTTGTAGGGATGGTTGTAGGGATGGTTGTGGGGATGGTTGTAGGGATGGTTGTAGGGATGGTTGTAGGGATGGTCTCATTTACGACGACCGTGTCCACCGTTGGCGTTGCTGCGGTCACCTGCACGGTCTTTGCGAGGGTCTCCCCGAACCACTGGTGTGCCTCCCAGACCATGCGGTACTGGGGAGTGTAGGTGCCTGCCGTTGCGGGTGCGGTCATGGTGAAGGTGAAGGTGTGGGACGCTCCCGGGGCCACGGTCACTCCTGCGGGAAGTGGAACCCGTCTTGGCCCGAACAGAATCGCTTCACCCGCGGTGCCACCGGCAGCACCCAGCCGGATCTGGTCTCCCTCGGACCAGGTTTTTGTGCCGGTGTTCTGCATGGTGACGGACACCGAGGAGCTCTGTCCTGCAGTCATGGTTGCGGGGATGGTGTCACTTACGACGACTGCGTCCACCGTTGGCGTTGCTGCGGTCACCTGCACGGTCTTTGTGAGGGTCTCCCCGAACCACTGGTGTGCCTCCCAGACCATGCGGTACTGGGGAGTGTAGGTGCCTGCCGTTGCGGGTGCGGTCATGGTGAAGGTGAAGGTGTGGGACGCTCCCGGGGCCACGGTCACTCCTGCGGGAAGTGGAACCCGTCTTGGCCCGAACAGAATCGCTTCACCCGCGGTGCCACCGGCAGCACCCAGCTGGATCTGGTCTCCCTCGGACCAGGTCTTCGTGCCGGTGTTCTGCATGGTGACGGACACCGAGGAGCTCTGTCCTGCAGTCATGGTTGCGGGAACGGTATCACTTACGACGACTGCGTCCACCGTTGGCGTTGCTGCGGTCACCTGCACGGTCTTTGTGAGGGTCTCCCCGAACCACTGGTGTCCTTCCCAGACCATGCGGTACTGGGGAGTGTAGGTGCCTGCCGTTGCGGGTGCGGTCATGGTGAAGGTGAAGGTGTGGGACGCTCCCGGGGCCACGGTCACTCCTGCGGGAAGTGGAACCCGTCTTGGCCCGAACAGAATCGCTTCACCCGCGGTGCCACCGGCAGCACCCAGCTGGATCTGGTCTCCCTCGGACCAGGTTGTCGTGCCGGTGTTCTGCATGGTGACGGAAACTGCGTAGCTCTGCCCGGCAGTCATGGTTGTGGGGATGGTGTCGGAAACAACTGCGGCGTTATTCACTGTGGCAACGGAATTTACTGCGTTGTACGCGTTGATCCGTCCCCCGGTCGCAACCTTGCCGGTAAGCGAGGGTTTGGCATCGACGGTGTTGAGGATGGTCTGCTTGATCTGACTGGTGGAGAGGCCCGGAGCGGCGGCTTTGACGAGCGCTGCAAGTCCGGAAACGTGCGGTGTCGCCATCGACGTGCCACTCATGTAGCCGTAGGTGTTCGCGTTGACGGCGTTGCGAGATACCTCTACATCATCGATGTAGTAACCGTCGTAAGTATAGATATCGTCAGATATGAACCTGAACCGCAGGTAGACACTGGAATCGCCGCAGTAACTGGAGAGATCGACGCTGGCGATATACCATGCATTACTGTAATCGCCGGTAACCACAGAAATGACGTCCCACGTAGCTCCGTCATGAGAGCACTCGATAAGAAGCCCGTCGTAACTGTACTCGGCGTT
The genomic region above belongs to Methanoculleus oceani and contains:
- a CDS encoding S8 family serine peptidase; translation: MARKFLKMFIFIILLIFFTLSATASAQPDDNASFTESGNYSTSELVPVNESGKLPLTKNNTSPYFTEDSFTDLAPVVGQLDAHAGPEGLDYVPGEVIVEFKPTATIKSANGQEISQSVHSRIGSSVKKDFTRTGLAGVQLVQLSSETSVEEAVNFYRSDPNVLSVSPNYIDRLDQTPNDPQFNALWGLHNTGQTGGTADADIDAPEAWNLAQGSTGVVVAVIDSGVDCTHQDLAANIWTNPGEIPGNGIDDDGNGYIDDVHGWDFVNNDNDPYDDNGHGTHCAGTIAAVGNNAKGIVGVNWNTKIMPLKAGSAAGALTTVDQLEAFAYATMMGADVISCSFGGTNYVSTVQTAIAASPAVVVCAAGNDGTNNDAIPHYPANYNCANIIAVAATDHNDNLASFSNYGATTVDVAAPGASIYSTVPGYTTVFSDSMTTLANWNVQSPWGLTTAAYYSAPSSVTDSPGGYYANNANCALTRKNPIDLSPSSASVLTFYLRGNAEYSYDGLLIECSHDGATWDVISVVTGDYSNAWYIASVDLSSYCGDSSVYLRFRFISDDIYTYDGYYIDDVEVSRNAVNANTYGYMSGTSMATPHVSGLAALVKAAAPGLSTSQIKQTILNTVDAKPSLTGKVATGGRINAYNAVNSVATVNNAAVVSDTIPTTMTAGQSYAVSVTMQNTGTTTWSEGDQIQLGAAGGTAGEAILFGPRRVPLPAGVTVAPGASHTFTFTMTAPATAGTYTPQYRMVWEGHQWFGETLTKTVQVTAATPTVDAVVVSDTVPATMTAGQSSSVSVTMQNTGTKTWSEGDQIQLGAAGGTAGEAILFGPRRVPLPAGVTVAPGASHTFTFTMTAPATAGTYTPQYRMVWEAHQWFGETLTKTVQVTAATPTVDAVVVSDTIPATMTAGQSSSVSVTMQNTGTKTWSEGDQIRLGAAGGTAGEAILFGPRRVPLPAGVTVAPGASHTFTFTMTAPATAGTYTPQYRMVWEAHQWFGETLAKTVQVTAATPTVDTVVVNETIPTTIPTTIPTTIPTTIPTTIPTTIPTTIPTTIPTTIPTTIPTTIPTTIPTTIPTTIPTTIPTTIPTTMTAGQNDTISVIVQNTSTKT